TTATCTAACTCAAACGATCTATTTATCTAACTATCGAACGATCTATTTATCTAACTATCAAACAATCTATTTATCTAACTATCGAACGATCTATTTATCTAACTATCGACCGATCTATTTATCTAACTATCGAACAATCTATTTATCTAACTCAAACGATCTATTTATCTAACTATCGAACGATCTATTTATCTAATTATCGAACGATCTATTTATCTAACTATCGAACGATCTATTTATCTAACTATCGAACGATCTATTTATCTAACTATCGAACAATCTATTTATCTAactatctaactatctatccatctatccatctatccatccatctatccatccatctatccatctatctatctatctatctatctatctatctatctatctatctatctatctatctatctatctatctatccatctatctatctatcagctgTGCTCTCTAAAGGCTGGTTCCCATCAGTGATCAGGTGGTGTCCGTGCAGCACTTGGAGAGTAGATTTGATCCAGAACGTACTCGTCCGAAAGGTTCAGGAAACAATGATTGCAGGATACTGTGGGTCTTTATCTTGTTCAGTCGCAACATGCTGTTTGCTGGCAGAAATCTCAGACTGTGCATGGTTGATGACAGCATACTCTCGATGTTTATTAGCTGTGCTCTCTAAAGGCTGCTTCCCATCAGTGATCAGGGGAGGTGGTGTCTGTGCAGCACTCGGAGAGCAGATGTCATTCAGAATGTACTTGTCCTGTGAGCCAGAAGTGGAAGGTGCAAACCATTTGGAGAGGTCAGGTATCAAATGACTGTATATTGACACCAGAACAAGAATAAACAAGTGAATGAAACACTAATGTTGTGTCTCTACTGTGACCTAAACATTTGTATTAAAGGATACCTCATCATAAACTGTCTACTTATTTGCTTTCTTGCCAAGACTTACAAATGAATAATGGTCTTCCCAGCTAGAGAACAGAAAATatcaaactattcctttaagttaGCAACAATTGTGCATCACTTCACCTGTTTCTTTGTTGGCTTGTAGGTCGGTTCTgtgtcaaagacaaaaaaaaacattgttgcaGTGGTAATATTGATCAAATGTTCTTACACTTGtctaataaatgtaaatgctcTCACGTTTACAGCGGTAAAACTGTTGCAGAGTTAATGCTGTTAATATGAAGACCAAAACAGCGACGCCTCCGCAGATATAGAAGTAGGGATGCCAGGACGCAGACTCATCAACAGCTTGGCTCAGTGATGCAGCTACAAGAAATGAACCACATCACAATTCATAGTCTGAATCAGGCCCAGTCCCATTTCTCATTTATACTCCTAGTCTTTCTTCTTGACAGGGGTAgtgtttcataaaaatgaaaaaagggaatgtctaaaatctcaatatttaacagaggagtctggtgtatttagcaaccaTACGGGCCGCATCACAACCCCATCCACAGCCTACCTGAAACTGAGATGTTGATGTGGTGACTGACATGTGATTCACCATTTGCCAATCCATGCAATTCACATCTGTACAGGCCATCATCACCTACAGAAATCTGTTTGAAGGTTAGATTAGAGATGACTTTATCCTTGAGATGGCCGTCCTGTTGTATTTCCACATTCTCTGTGTTTCCTATTTGTTGACATCTGCCGGTGTTGGAAAGTTTACACCAGGTTACATTCAGAGACTTTCCACAGTGAACGACAGGACAGCTGACTGTCACAGATTGTTGTGGGATTGTTACGACTGTAGTGCCTCTTTGGACCATCGTCGCAACTTCACATCTGGGAAACACAcctgaaatgaaaaacatttttcaaaagaaaGAACAATTTAAACCAAACCTCCAAAAACCACAGGAAATTACTtataatttcattattttgaaCAATGTTTTAAACACCAGATCCCATACATTACAGGGTTTAAGTTGTCTTATATATTTTggtatgttacattacattttttgtcCCTTTAATAACTCAAAGTTAGTTCACCATATCAGCTTAAAGCTTACCTTCACATCTTCCATAGgtggaaacaaaataataaagaattaATAGATTAATGTATGTAATTCTGTCCATTCGGCTCAACATGTTCATGACCTGAAACTACTCAAGTCATTGTCAGCTGCTGTTACAATGCATGGACTCAGTTTACTTGTGACAAGCTCAGCACTTCCCGACCACCAGTACTCTAGTTACACCAGGTACTTTCATGTCAACTACTACATACAGATGAAAATACCAGGCTAAGTATCACTGTAATGGTAACTTTTACTGCTCTCTGTGTAATTACACAACATTGCAACAAGCGAGCGGCTTCACTCTCCTAATTTCCATCTATTAGAAATATCCAGAAAAGTGTGTGATAcaggtgtgttttcaaaaaatgcTGCTGATATATCTGCCAACAAAATAATATTCAGACCTGTGTACTTAATCGTAATCAAACCATGATCCTCATGAGCCTCATCTTAAGAACGAATGTACAGATAATTATGTACTTATCGGGTAAATACAGAGGTCATTTGGGCAAGATGCAGGATTAGTGGATTATGTCTGGAGGTGAATGTGATGTTAACTGTGTGAAGGAGTGTCTACAGCTCTACATATCCACCATAGAGAATTAGTATAATGCTTCTGCtagacataaaaatgaaaaaatgacaTGAGAGGAGAAATGGGATGGTGCCTTAAAATGGTGTCTTATGGAGATGAGAGATAAATCATGGCAAATAATATGTACAGTTTGTTTACGTTGAATAAAACAGCCTACCTGGAACTGAGATGTTGATGTGGTTACTGATATGGGATTCACCATTTGCCAATCCACGTATTTCACATCTGTACAGGCCACCATCACATACAGAAATCTGTTTGAAAGTTAGGTAAGATACGAGTCTATCCTTGTGACAGGTGCGCTGCCATATTTTCACATTCTCTGTGTTTCCTATTTGTTGACATCTGCCAGTGTTGGAAAGTTTGCACCAGATTATCTTCAGTGACTTTCCACAGTGTACGACAGGACAGCTGACTGTCACAGATTGTCGTGGAATTACAACTTCTCTTCTGCATCTTGGGACCATCACCGCAACTTGACATCTGGGAAACACAcctgaatttaaaaacaatttaaaaaagaaataaaatattaaaacaaaacctcCAAAAACCACATGTTGCCTTTTGGCAGGAAATTGCTTGTCATTACATTATTTTGAACAATGGCTTTAACACCAGATCCCACACATCACAGGGTTTAAATGATCTTATACAGCTTTCTATATTTTatcaacattttgaaaacataaatttaaattaaatatctaTTAATAACTCAAATTTTCCCTCAAGCTGTCTTGAACCCTATATCACAGAATCTGCTTACCTTCATATTGTCCATGGatggaaacaaaaatataaaacattaataGATTAATGTAAGTTATTCTGTCCATTAGGCCCAACATGTTCATGACCTGAAACTTCTCACTCAGATAAtgttcagctgctgctccactgatGAACTCAGTTTACTTGTGACAAGCTCACCATTTCATGACACTCACATACCATCCTGCTTTTAAGTACGTCAGTTACATCAGGTACTTTCATCTGTACCACTACATACAGATGAAAGTACTGCGGCTAAGTATCGTTGTCATGGTAACTTTATGTTAccgcatgtgtgcgtgtgtgcatgtctggtgtgtgttttattagctCCAAATAAGACATTTCCTGGTGTAAACACTACTGACCTGGTCAGGAGGACCAGTGGTCTTATGTTCCCCTTCGGTCGGTACACTCGGTGCAACACTGTAGTATAGAAACTCTTTCAACACGCTTGTCAAGGCCAATGAGACTGCTGCAGGAAAGGGGAATTTAAATTAGGGGAATTAACTATCAATTATCCTGTCTCATTTCCTCAGTCTTATTGCACTTCACCTCCCATAACTGTCCATCCACGTGAGGTGAGCTTGCTCCCTACCCAGGAAGGCGCTATCATAAGGCTTGTTCGTAACTAGCTGCATCTTTTGCCATTCAGCTCAGCTAATGGGTAATTGTTTAGCTGCGATAACAACCACCCCATTCTTACAGCTTAGCACCTAGCGGTTAACAATTTGCTTCTTTAGCAGGCGAAAACACGCAAAGTAGAATGGctccagaaaagaaaaagccttCTCTTAGAGCAGGGGTcgccaacctttttgagaccgagagctacctgaagggtagagaataatatggagggctgccatattaacattttatgcaatttaccattaaGTGATAAATACCATGCATTcatttgcatacacattaattccagtgtGTACAGTTTTTATAAACGATATCAATGATATTTTACTGAGTGATCATATGGACACATGCAAGTGAGGTAGATCATGTAGGAAGTCTATGCTTGGGCACTTGTAATGTTTCCCTGTCCAAGACAGATACACACGTGGGGCAGCTGCTGTTGTTCACACTTCCACTGacgcttttccttttttaatacCCCAGTGTGGCACTCTGGGCGTGTCATGAATGGTCAGCTTCAGTTTATGTTCTTCATAAATGTTTCTGAAAATGTTCCCATAGTCATCCTGGAGATTGGCACAATAGTGTATGGGCCTCCAGTTTACCCCCTTTTCTTTGTTGGCTCTTGCTGTTCAGGGCTGCCAACTCTCAGTGTTTATTGACCAGAGACTAGGACAAAGCCATAAGCATCTGGCTTCTCTGCACTATTTGTGCAATCATTTTTAAGCTGCACTGCTGCAGACTGCACCCACACACTCTCTGGCTGACCCCAGGCTCGATCTAATCAGGCCCGTCTCAAACGACGCTTTCACACATGCCTACACACTCTTCATCTCGCTGTCATGTGAACACGACCTCAGTGTGGGCTTCAGTCACCACAGCTGACATGgaaaatatgtttgtgttgatgGTTACACTGAAGCTTCTAATGCTCAATAGTCCTTTATGCAAGAAAGACCTATGAGGACATTTGTTTCTCgtacaaatgtgttgttcttttagttttttaaacattatgaaaatgtgtatttttcctCGCTTTCAAATTCCATCTGTTGAACTGCTCACAACTCATGTCCACAGTCAGGCCAAGTTGTATCAAAGAAATGCAAGTAgacaataaattattttaacaaCTCACAAGCTCAAAAGAAAGGGACGAAGCTGTATTGTTTTAaagtttgattcattcattttgttccCGTCTTTGTTTTCTGGTGGTTGATGTCTGCTGACTTTAAATTGGCATCACATGGCTGAACATATGCTACTACAAAGGATAATGCCAGAGATAGTTTTGATCCTCTTCTTAACTTCCTGCACATGTAAGCTGAACCACATTGACAGGCCTGGTGATACATTTCCACTGGCAGAAGTGAAAAACACTACACTCATTTGACTCTGTGTTGCCAAATAATCTTTACTCTATAATATGAATAtgttaactaaaaaaaaagaagcaaacattAATATTGAAGAGACCACATCTGCtacttttcaaaagaaaaaacaattttcCTTGCACCTTTCATAGATTATATTCAAATGCTTTCATTTGCCTAATACAAAACACCATCCAACGCTTAAACCATCAAATGAGTGTGGATAAAAATAGCAGAAACCTAACaagacattaataataataaaaaaacagcaacagatgGAGGAAATGTGAGTTTTAGAGATCAAATTAAATATACTGTCTGCTTTGCTCTAGACATACATACATGAACACAAGCCTCCTCCACCTTATCTACAGTATGTCAACCTATTTGCCTgttatatttatactgtatgtatatatttccaACCATGTGTCTGTGAAAAATCCTAAAGGTTCAGGAAACAatgattgaattgaattgaatgactttattcctcccccaggggggaaacacacaatATTGCAGGATACTGTGGGTCTTTATCTTGTTCGGTCGCAACATGCTGTTTGCTGGCAGAAATCTCAGACTGTGCATGGTTGATGACAGCATCCTCTCGATGTTTATTAGCTGTGCTCTCTAAAGGCTGCTTCCCATCCGTGATCAGGGGAGGGGGTGCAAGTGCACTCGCAGAGTAGATGTCATTCAGAACGTATTGGGTCTGTGAGCCAGGAGAGAAAGGTGCAAACCACTTGGGGAGGTCAGGAATCATATGAGTGTACATTTTCTGTGACaccagaacaaaaataaataagtcaatGAAAGGCTCCTTTTTTGACTCTACTGTGACTCAGGATACTTCATCATGAACTCTCTAATTATTTGCTTTCTTGCCAAGACTCACAAATGGATTCTGGGTGAGTATTCCCATGCTAACTTTCAGAAAgaacacaaaatataaaattttCCTTTAAATTAGCAACAATTGTGGATCACATTACCTGATTCTGTGTTGCCTTGTTGTTTGGTACTTCTGTgtcaaagacaagaaaaaaaaaattatgattattattattattattgataataatcataatattattattatgattattaataatcataatgataataataacaataataataaaataaataaatgttctcaCGTTGACAGCCGTAAAACTGTAGCAGAGTTAACGCGGTTAATGTGAAGACCAAAAGAGCGATGCCTCCGCAGATATAGAAGTAGGGATGCCAGGAAGCAGACTCATCAACAGCCTGGTTCAGTGATGCAGCTACAAGAAATAAACCACATCACAATTCATAGTCTGAATCAGGCCCAGTCCCATTTCTCATTATATAAAAACACTACCCTCCTTGACGGGGGTagtgtttgacattttcttctaCAAATTAGGATGACCCTACATGGCTTGTAATACTTATCCCAGAGATGtgcacaatgttgtttttttattatatgaTATACattctcaaacaaacactgcaaaacaaatcatGGGATCTCAGTGTGTGAGGGTACACTTCACACTTTAATAGGTCTATTTGTGAAATGTATTGCTTGGGTTTGCAATgcgtgttttatttttggtgtttgtttttctaacatTTGCCGTATGGAGTAAAACTAATTTCTGAaaggaataagaaaaaaaatacatcaatcTAACAGCTCTACGTATCCACAATGGAGAGAATTGGTCCatcacttctgctacatataaACATTAAGAGGAGAAATAGGACGGTGCCTAAAAATGTATGCATATTATCCATATTAACAAATAAAGATTCTTACCTGCAATGCTGCCATCTGATTCTAGCCCTTGATGCATGTCTTTATGGGGATGAGAGATAGAATTAACACATAAATCATGGTAtttaatatgtacagtatatgtattaacatttaataaaacagcCTACCTGAAACTGAGATGTTGATGTGGTGACTGATATGTGATTCACCATTTGCCAATCCATGCAATTCACATCTGTACAGGCCATCATCATATACAGAAATCTGTTTGAAAGTTAGATAAGAGATGAGTTTATCCTTGAGGTGGCCGTCCTGTCGTATTTCTACATTCTCTGTGTTTCCTATTTGTTGACATCTGCCGGTGTTCGAAAGTTTACACCAGGTTACATTCAGTGACTTTCCACAGTGAACGACAGGACAGCTGACTGTCACAGATTGTTGTGGGATCTTTTTCACTGTAGTGCCTCTTCGGACGTTCGCCATAACTTCACATCTGGGAAACAAAcctgaaattaaaacaattatttttttaaaagaaagaaaaaaattaaagaaaatctcCAAAACACAAATGTTGTCTTTTGGCAAGAAATGACttgtcatttctttcttcttcttcttttttaaaacaaggttTAAGTTATCTTATATAACttgtatacattttatattttatcagcaTTTGAAAACATAGAGtacaattaaacattttaagctttcaagaaatgtcaacattttctttctgtcttgaACACCATATCACAGAAAACCGCATGTCTGACCTTACCTTCAC
This genomic interval from Solea solea chromosome 2, fSolSol10.1, whole genome shotgun sequence contains the following:
- the LOC131445244 gene encoding uncharacterized protein LOC131445244, translating into MNMLGLMDRITYINLLMFYIFVSIHGQYEGVFPRCQVAVMVPRCRREVVIPRQSVTVSCPVVHCGKSLKIIWCKLSNTGRCQQIGNTENVKIWQRTCHKDRLVSYLTFKQISVCDGGLYRCEIRGLANGESHISNHINISVPGVFPRCEVATMVQRGTTVVTIPQQSVTVSCPVVHCGKSLNVTWCKLSNTGRCQQIGNTENVEIQQDGHLKDKVISNLTFKQISVGDDGLYRCELHGLANGESHVSHHINISVSAASLSQAVDESASWHPYFYICGGVAVLVFILTALTLQQFYRCKQPTYKPTKKQDKYILNDICSPSAAQTPPPLITDGKQPLESTANKHREYAVINHAQSEISASKQHVATEQDKDPQYPAIIVS
- the si:ch211-214p13.8 gene encoding B- and T-lymphocyte attenuator isoform X2; amino-acid sequence: MNMLGLMDRLTYIHLLMLYFFVSIHGRREGLFPRCEVMANVRRGTTVKKIPQQSVTVSCPVVHCGKSLNVTWCKLSNTGRCQQIGNTENVEIRQDGHLKDKLISYLTFKQISVYDDGLYRCELHGLANGESHISHHINISVSDMHQGLESDGSIAAASLNQAVDESASWHPYFYICGGIALLVFTLTALTLLQFYGCQQVPNNKATQNQTQYVLNDIYSASALAPPPLITDGKQPLESTANKHREDAVINHAQSEISASKQHVATEQDKDPQYPAILCVSPLGEE
- the si:ch211-214p13.8 gene encoding B- and T-lymphocyte attenuator isoform X1, which gives rise to MNMLGLMDRLTYIHLLMLYFFVSIHGRREGLFPRCEVMANVRRGTTVKKIPQQSVTVSCPVVHCGKSLNVTWCKLSNTGRCQQIGNTENVEIRQDGHLKDKLISYLTFKQISVYDDGLYRCELHGLANGESHISHHINISVSDMHQGLESDGSIAAASLNQAVDESASWHPYFYICGGIALLVFTLTALTLLQFYGCQQVPNNKATQNQKMYTHMIPDLPKWFAPFSPGSQTQYVLNDIYSASALAPPPLITDGKQPLESTANKHREDAVINHAQSEISASKQHVATEQDKDPQYPAILCVSPLGEE
- the si:ch211-214p13.8 gene encoding B- and T-lymphocyte attenuator isoform X3, coding for MANVRRGTTVKKIPQQSVTVSCPVVHCGKSLNVTWCKLSNTGRCQQIGNTENVEIRQDGHLKDKLISYLTFKQISVYDDGLYRCELHGLANGESHISHHINISVSDMHQGLESDGSIAAASLNQAVDESASWHPYFYICGGIALLVFTLTALTLLQFYGCQQVPNNKATQNQKMYTHMIPDLPKWFAPFSPGSQTQYVLNDIYSASALAPPPLITDGKQPLESTANKHREDAVINHAQSEISASKQHVATEQDKDPQYPAILCVSPLGEE